CGAAGCTCTTATGATTCAGCTCGACCTTCAAGCTTCCACCATTCGGCAGGTCGATGCCTTCATATAAGTGTCCACTTGCTCGCATCGCGTCCAGCATGCGGGATATTTGACGGGAGTTGCGGCCCAGTTCGTCCACATTTCGTTTCTTCGAATCGATTTCTTCAAGCACAACCGCGGGAATGACCACTTCATTATCCTCGAATGCATAGATCGCGTTAGGATCCTGCAGCAGGATGTTCGTGTCCAGCACATAAATTTTTTTCATGTGAGTCCCTCCCAGGTTTGGTGTTTGGCTAAGCTAAGCATGTTACATAGGTAATAGCCTAATGGGACAAACTAACCAAAGCTGAAGCTGCAAAGAAAGGAACGATGTCGAATGAGAATGTTTGTCGTAGTATTCTTGTTGTTGGCCGTTGCTTTGACAGGATGTAACCAATCACCAAAGAATGGAGCTAACTCCTCTCAGGCAGATGATCCGAACCGACAAGTGAAGGTACAGCAAACGGCTCCGCAGAAGAAGGAAATTCAAGACGCAGAAGGCGTTGCTCAGCGGCTGGAGCAAATCGCAACCAGCATCCCGAATGTGGAAAGCGCCAATTGCGTCGTATTCGGCAATACGGCTGTCGTCGGCATTAACGTCCCGGAAGGGATGGACCGCGCTAAGGTCGGTACGATCAAGCTGTCTGTCGCGGAGGCACTGAAGAAGGACCCTTACGGCGTTGATGCGCTTGTAACAGCTGATATGGATTTAGGCGAGCGCCTGCGCCAAATCCGCGTGCATATTCAGCAAGGTCACGGTCTGAATGGTCTAGGTGAAGAGCTGGCTGCCATTATCGGCCGCATCGTCCCTCAGCTGCCGCGTGATGTCGATACGCCAGAGGCGGATCCCTCGGACAGACCCGGTGCTGCGGTAGGACAGCCGAACGGCTTGTAATTCCGGTTATATCAGACGCTCATCCAGCAGATGAACGGAATAGAGCTGACTTACATTCTTTATGGTGCAAAAAAGCCTAGAAACGATAACACGTCGATCTAGGCTTTTTTCATTGCGCTGAACACCTGCGTGTCCAGCTTCTCAGCCGCACGCTTGTCATACGTCTTCTCGTATTCAGGCTCAACGGAAATACGTGCTCCATAGAACATCGCATCGCGAACCTCGGTAATGTGAATATCAAAGCAAGCCAGCTTGAATGGCACGTCCTCCAGCGCTTCTGCAACAAGCTCCCCTTTGCCATAAATGGCATGGACCGAGCCTGCGCCGATATAAGTCAACGTGACGAGTGCGTTATTCTGAATGTTCGCCACAATTCGGGAGCGCTGGTCTACCGCGAAGCGCAACGTCGTCGCATCCTTCGCATAGAGCCAGGAGATGGCGTTCATCGCTGGAGCACCGCTTTCATGATCGATCGTATTGAGCAGCGTCAGTGCTTCCTTCTGCAATTGCTCGATCATTGGCTCAGATAAGGCTGTGATCGTTTCCGCCATAAGTGTCCCCTCCTGTAACTGAAAATCTGTGTTACACCTTTATTATACCATATTCTTAATGGTCGGAATAGACTCCGTGCCGCAATAGCGGCATCTCATGCTGAAAATAAGGTTAAAGGCTATCGGTTCAATTCAAGCGCGCGACACTCCCTTTCCATTCGATAATATATTTTATCAATTACATGCTTCATATATGTCATTCATTGTACTTCGGATTGGAATTAATATCCTCCAATAGCTGCTCGGCCAGTTCACGAGGGTAGCTCTTGAGCAATGCTTGCCCATCCAGCTCGTACTCCACTTGGCACAAGTCTCCCTTATGTGTATAGGCGAATCGGACGAGATGGTGGTCCTCACGCAGGATGACCTCGAAGAAATCTCTCGTCTCCGCAGCTGCCTTGTCGTCCGGTCGAGCTTCAGCCACAATGCTAATCTGCAGCCAGTTAAATAATGCGTCCTGCAGCTTCAAGCGCGCTCCTCCTTCAGCATTATGATTTGCCGACCTTCGGCAAGCCAAGCCTTCATCACATTGATCCACGCGACTGCCTCGATTGCATCATCCGGCTGCTCGGCCTGCTCAAGCTTGAGAGCCGCCTCACGCGCCCCTAGCAAGCCGTGAATGTAAGCTTCGCCGCAATGAGACAGCGTCCAGCCCTGACGGTCGCCAGAGCCCTCGGTTGCCTCCAACGCACCTGCCGCTGCCGCGTCATGATCGGCGCTGTGCAGACGAATGTCACCTTCTGCGCTCAGCTCGAACGGCAGCTCGTCCAAGCCACAGGCGTCGAGCGTCTCATCGGACAGCAGCAGATGCGCCTTGAACGTCAGCAGCAAGCGAGGATGCACCGCCTGCAGCGCTCGGCTCAGCTGCAGTCTCGCTTCCTCAGGCGCAAGACGAAGTCTGTCCGCGCCGAGTACAAGCGCTTCCCCATCCCAGTGAATCGGAACAAGCCAATATACAGCCATCGTGGATCCTCCTTATGAGCGGTCGCTCGTTTGCTGGCTTTCCTTATTTTTCTCGCGCTCCTGCACGAAGTACCGAATACGAACCATCAGCATCAGAATGACGGCGATCGACAAGCTCGGAATGATCGGCAGTCCGGCTAGCTGGAAGAACAGCAGCATGACCGAGCCGAATGCCAGCAGCATATAGATGACTGCCGTCTTCAGAATAGGCAGCTTCCGCTGACGGAACACCTTGTTATAGACGTAAGACGTTAATAGAAAGATCAATAAGTAAGCGACCCAAGGGTACGCACGGAAAAATTCCGTCATCAGCCTGCACCTCCGATAGTTCAGAGCCTAAAGCTCGTTATACGCCGAAGAAAGCTCTGAGCACTCAGAGCTTTCCATCGGAATTGGTCCTGTACGGGCGGCAATCACCTAACAAGAATATATTAACTGTGTCATGCACAAGGCTCACCTGCGGAATTACGCGTTCGTGTTCGCCATCTTCCGCTGCTTCTCGAAGCGCTCGCGCTCACTCTTGTTCAAGATCTTCTTGCGCAGACGAATTGACTTCGGCGTAATTTCGCAGTATTCATCATCGTTCAAGTACTCAAGCGCCTGCTCCATCGACATAATGCGAGGGGTCTTCAGCTTGACTGTATCTTCCTTCGTCGCCGAACGGACGTTCGTCAGCTGCTTCTCCTTACAGATGTTGACGATAATGTCAGTATCGCGGTTATGCTCACCAACGATCATGCCCTCGTATACCTCTGTACCCGTCTCGAGGAACAGAATACCGCGGTCCTCGACAGACAGCATGCCGTAGAATGTGCATGTTCCTGTTTCGCTCGATACGAGCACGCCTTCATGACGGCCGCCGACACCGGAGCCTGCGAATGGACCGTAGCTGTCGAACGCATGGTTCATGACGCCGTATCCGCGCGTAAGCGTCAGGAAGTAGGTCCGATAACCGATCAGACCGCGTGCCGGAATGAGGAACTCCAGACGGACGTTGCCGTTGCCGTGGTTAATCATATTGACCATCTCGGCCTTGCGTGTTCCAAGGCTCTCCATAACAGCACCCATGCTGTCCTCCGGCAGGTCGATGATGAGACGCTCGATCGGCTCCATCTTCTTGCCTTCGATCTCACGGATGATGACCTCCGGCTTCGACACCTGAAGCTCAAAGCCTTCACGACGCATGTTCTCGATCAGAATACCGAGGTGAAGCTCGCCGCGGCCTGCTACGACGAACGCATCTGGGCTGTCCGTTTCATCCACACGCAAGCTTACATCGGTCTCGAGCTCCTTCATCAGACGCTCGCGCAGCTTACGCGACGTTACGAACTTACCTTCACGGCCTGCGAACGGGCTGTTATTGACGAGGAACGTCATCTGCAGCGTCGGCTCGTCAATCTTAAGGACCGGCAATGCTTCCGGCTTGGCTGGATCCGCCATCGTCTCGCCGATGTTGATGTCCTTGATACCGCTGATTGCCACGATATCCCCTGCTGCAGCTTGCTCGATCTCCAGACGCTTCAAGCCCTGGAAGCCGAACAGCTTCTCGATTCTCGCCTGCTTAATCTGGCCTTCACGGTTAATGACCGCAATCGGCTGACCGGCACGCACGACACCGCGGTTGACGCGGCCGATTGCGATACGGCCCAAATATTCGTTATAATCCATCAACGTCACGAGGAACTGAAGCGGGTCCTCTACGCTCTCCGTCGGCGACGGAATGTGCTGAACGATCGTCTCATACAGCGCCTGCATGTTCTCCTGCTGCTTGTCCGGCTCCGGATCGAGACTGGACGTGCCCATCAATGCTGACGCATATACAACCGGGAATTCCAGCTGCGAATCGTCAGCACCAAGCTCGATGAACAGGTCAAGCACCTCGTCGATTACTTCCGTCGGACGCGCATGCGGACGGTCGATCTTGTTCACGACAACGATCGGCGTCAGATGCTGCTCAAGCGCCTTGCGAAGCACGAACTTCGTCTGTGGCATGGTGCCCTCGAACGCGTCAACGACGAGCAATACGCCGTCAACCATCTTCATAATGCGCTCTACCTCGCCGCCGAAGTCGGCGTGTCCCGGTGTATCGACGATATTAATCAGATAGTCCATATAATTGATCGCTGTGTTTTTTGCCAAAATTGTAATACCGCGCTCGCGCTCTAGGTCGTTGGAGTCCATCGCGCGCTCCTGCACCGCTTCATGGTCGCGGAACGTTCCGGACTGCTGAAGCAGCTTGTCGACAAGCGTCGTTTTGCCGTGGTCAACGTGGGCAATAATGGCAATGTTGCGAATTTTATCTCTGGCATGCATAGGTATTCACAAAATCCTCTCTTCTGGATTGGCTTGCGTAGAAGCCCGATCAACAAGAAAGCGCCGACACCGATCGCCGACGCTAGCATTCATCTTTATCATTATACGTTTGATTTTCAGAAAAGGCAAGGAAGCTTGTGCATATTTAACGCTCCGTTAACATTCGACACGAAAGTCGCAGGACATACTCGCAAGCACTCTACTGAGGCGTCTGCTTCGGCCGCACCGCCAACTGCTTCACCAAGCCGCAGGCGAGCACGAACATCGTCGTACAGAGCGGCACCATGTAATGCTTGCTGTCCCCGATGAGCAGCCTCGTCACCTCTTGGTCCGCGATGAACATCTCACCCGCTGTGAAGCCGAGAATGGCGGCGCCAATGTAGATGAGCACAGGGAACCGCTTCAGCAGCTTAACGACCATATTGCTTCCCCATATAATGATCGGAATGCTCAGACCGATGCCAAGAATGATGATCCCCGTCTCCCCCTTCGCCTTCGCTGCAATGGCCAGCACGTTATCCAGACTCATGATGAAG
Above is a genomic segment from Paenibacillus sp. YYML68 containing:
- a CDS encoding YhcN/YlaJ family sporulation lipoprotein, coding for MFVVVFLLLAVALTGCNQSPKNGANSSQADDPNRQVKVQQTAPQKKEIQDAEGVAQRLEQIATSIPNVESANCVVFGNTAVVGINVPEGMDRAKVGTIKLSVAEALKKDPYGVDALVTADMDLGERLRQIRVHIQQGHGLNGLGEELAAIIGRIVPQLPRDVDTPEADPSDRPGAAVGQPNGL
- a CDS encoding pyridoxamine 5'-phosphate oxidase family protein: MAETITALSEPMIEQLQKEALTLLNTIDHESGAPAMNAISWLYAKDATTLRFAVDQRSRIVANIQNNALVTLTYIGAGSVHAIYGKGELVAEALEDVPFKLACFDIHITEVRDAMFYGARISVEPEYEKTYDKRAAEKLDTQVFSAMKKA
- a CDS encoding YlaH-like family protein, translated to MTEFFRAYPWVAYLLIFLLTSYVYNKVFRQRKLPILKTAVIYMLLAFGSVMLLFFQLAGLPIIPSLSIAVILMLMVRIRYFVQEREKNKESQQTSDRS
- the typA gene encoding translational GTPase TypA, with product MHARDKIRNIAIIAHVDHGKTTLVDKLLQQSGTFRDHEAVQERAMDSNDLERERGITILAKNTAINYMDYLINIVDTPGHADFGGEVERIMKMVDGVLLVVDAFEGTMPQTKFVLRKALEQHLTPIVVVNKIDRPHARPTEVIDEVLDLFIELGADDSQLEFPVVYASALMGTSSLDPEPDKQQENMQALYETIVQHIPSPTESVEDPLQFLVTLMDYNEYLGRIAIGRVNRGVVRAGQPIAVINREGQIKQARIEKLFGFQGLKRLEIEQAAAGDIVAISGIKDINIGETMADPAKPEALPVLKIDEPTLQMTFLVNNSPFAGREGKFVTSRKLRERLMKELETDVSLRVDETDSPDAFVVAGRGELHLGILIENMRREGFELQVSKPEVIIREIEGKKMEPIERLIIDLPEDSMGAVMESLGTRKAEMVNMINHGNGNVRLEFLIPARGLIGYRTYFLTLTRGYGVMNHAFDSYGPFAGSGVGGRHEGVLVSSETGTCTFYGMLSVEDRGILFLETGTEVYEGMIVGEHNRDTDIIVNICKEKQLTNVRSATKEDTVKLKTPRIMSMEQALEYLNDDEYCEITPKSIRLRKKILNKSERERFEKQRKMANTNA
- a CDS encoding TerC family protein is translated as MLINLVLSGDNAVVIAMASKNLPLAQRKQAIWWGAFGAVALRVVLTLIAVYILDIPYIQALGSLLLLWIAVKLLIEEEGHANIREASTLGKAVSTIIVADFIMSLDNVLAIAAKAKGETGIIILGIGLSIPIIIWGSNMVVKLLKRFPVLIYIGAAILGFTAGEMFIADQEVTRLLIGDSKHYMVPLCTTMFVLACGLVKQLAVRPKQTPQ